In Spirochaeta lutea, a single genomic region encodes these proteins:
- a CDS encoding Crp/Fnr family transcriptional regulator, with amino-acid sequence MVCKPGEYIFTQGQEGNTAYILRRGQIKVTRSSEDGKEVLVKLLNPGEIFGEVVLFQPGGYPGTAQAITECEISPLDEQHFSALLEEPETRQPLIQTLMEKLHYLNTRLFTLMAYDVEERFFRHLEHQYGIKETYSLGITKKDMALAIGTIPETFSRLLSRLTKRNLVRWTEESLWINPRVWDDF; translated from the coding sequence ATGGTATGCAAACCCGGAGAGTACATCTTCACCCAGGGCCAGGAGGGCAATACGGCGTACATCCTCCGGCGCGGACAGATTAAGGTCACCCGCTCCAGCGAGGACGGAAAAGAGGTTCTGGTTAAACTCCTGAATCCGGGTGAGATATTCGGCGAGGTGGTACTCTTCCAGCCCGGGGGATACCCCGGTACGGCCCAGGCTATCACCGAATGTGAGATCAGCCCCCTGGACGAACAACACTTCTCCGCCCTCCTGGAGGAGCCCGAAACCCGGCAGCCCCTGATTCAAACCCTCATGGAGAAGCTCCATTACCTCAACACCCGGCTCTTCACCCTCATGGCCTACGATGTGGAGGAGCGGTTTTTCCGGCACCTGGAACACCAGTACGGCATCAAAGAAACCTACAGCCTGGGAATCACCAAAAAGGATATGGCCCTGGCCATCGGAACCATTCCCGAAACCTTCAGCCGCCTGCTCTCCCGGCTTACCAAGCGCAACCTGGTCCGCTGGACCGAGGAAAGCCTCTGGATCAATCCCCGGGTATGGGATGATTTTTAG
- the deoD gene encoding purine-nucleoside phosphorylase: MSIHIEAKSGEIAGSVLLPGDPLRAKFIAETYFENPVLVSRLRGMYCYTGTYQGNQVSVMGSGMGQASLSIYVNELFRDYGVQQVIRVGSCGAIQERIGIKDLILAQGACTNSSMNSLRFRGMDYAPLADFSLLAKTHGLATQRGDRIFVGGVLSTDSFYDADPEVWKLWASYGVLGIEMETAELYTLAAKYGRQALSILTVSDSLVDPSRDALQERETGFTSMAELALGVVTQG; the protein is encoded by the coding sequence ATGAGTATTCACATTGAAGCCAAATCAGGAGAAATCGCCGGGAGCGTCTTGCTGCCGGGTGATCCTCTCCGTGCCAAGTTTATTGCCGAGACCTATTTTGAGAACCCGGTGCTGGTTAGCCGCCTGCGGGGTATGTACTGCTACACCGGAACCTACCAGGGAAACCAGGTATCGGTAATGGGATCGGGGATGGGTCAGGCTTCTCTTTCCATCTATGTAAACGAGTTGTTCCGGGATTACGGGGTGCAGCAGGTTATTCGTGTGGGGAGCTGCGGGGCAATCCAGGAGCGGATCGGGATCAAGGACCTGATTCTGGCCCAAGGTGCCTGTACCAATAGCTCCATGAATTCCCTGCGGTTCCGGGGGATGGACTATGCCCCCTTGGCGGACTTTTCCCTGCTTGCCAAGACCCATGGTCTGGCAACCCAGCGGGGAGACCGGATATTTGTCGGAGGGGTTCTTTCCACCGACAGTTTTTACGATGCTGATCCTGAGGTGTGGAAGTTGTGGGCCTCCTACGGTGTTTTGGGCATCGAGATGGAGACCGCAGAGTTGTACACCCTGGCAGCCAAGTACGGCCGACAGGCCCTGAGCATTCTGACGGTGAGTGACAGCCTGGTTGATCCCTCCCGGGACGCCCTCCAGGAACGGGAAACCGGGTTTACATCCATGGCTGAATTGGCCTTGGGTGTCGTTACCCAGGGGTAG
- a CDS encoding MATE family efflux transporter, with translation MSTTSPPPPRTALYRQLLGLSLPIMAGNFLHTLYNLADTYFLGRLGSAEVSAPGVSFNLLFLLIVLGNGFSSAGLTLIAQARGRADRENQEFYLGQLVSIMALGSLAVALPVYLLLPLLLNLLQVPGDVLPLVHTYLGIMLLGLPLTFLYNAFQSTMQALGDSLTPFIIQGITVLLNIALDWLFIFGGGPFPAWGVAGAAGATILSQGLAVAAGFFILIRGVRGISLHARHLIPRPRALSTLARIGLPAAAGQSGSALGFNVLQGIVNSLGTPVIAAFSIGNRIINLFMLPAMGMSQGATVIIAEKLGARNKDEARTVLRQAVITIFIFITIGMTYTFFRGDLFVGFFVSDPRVERLGTDLFRIVSPSVILFSLFTVVTAAFQGSGDTKPIMALNILRLWGLRVPLAWALVVLGQTGPIGIWISMFISNLGVALLGFILLAKRPWMDYGLQLSHQGDSNAPTLPNSRS, from the coding sequence ATGTCCACAACATCCCCCCCTCCTCCCCGGACAGCCCTGTACCGGCAGCTTCTGGGACTATCCCTGCCCATCATGGCCGGAAACTTTCTCCACACCCTGTACAATCTGGCCGACACCTACTTCCTGGGCCGGCTGGGCAGTGCGGAGGTAAGCGCTCCGGGGGTCTCATTCAACCTCCTGTTTCTACTCATCGTCCTTGGGAACGGATTCTCCAGCGCCGGCCTGACCCTTATCGCCCAGGCCCGGGGCCGGGCTGACCGGGAAAATCAGGAATTCTACCTCGGCCAGCTGGTAAGCATCATGGCCCTGGGAAGCCTGGCAGTAGCCCTGCCTGTCTATCTACTCCTTCCCCTCCTGCTCAACCTGCTGCAGGTTCCCGGGGACGTGCTGCCCCTGGTTCACACCTACCTGGGCATCATGCTCCTCGGCCTCCCCCTGACCTTCCTCTACAATGCCTTCCAGAGCACCATGCAAGCCCTGGGAGACAGTCTTACCCCCTTTATCATTCAGGGAATAACCGTCTTGCTGAACATCGCCTTGGATTGGCTGTTCATCTTCGGGGGCGGCCCCTTCCCGGCCTGGGGCGTAGCCGGGGCGGCGGGAGCCACCATTCTCTCCCAGGGCTTGGCGGTGGCGGCCGGATTCTTCATTCTCATTCGGGGAGTCCGGGGGATTTCACTGCATGCCCGGCATCTGATCCCCCGTCCCCGCGCCCTGAGCACTCTGGCACGCATCGGACTTCCCGCAGCGGCAGGCCAAAGCGGCAGCGCCCTGGGATTCAATGTACTACAGGGGATTGTAAACAGCCTGGGCACGCCGGTCATAGCCGCCTTCAGTATCGGCAACCGGATCATCAACCTTTTCATGCTGCCGGCCATGGGTATGAGTCAAGGCGCCACGGTTATCATTGCAGAAAAACTCGGAGCCCGAAACAAGGATGAGGCAAGAACCGTCCTCCGCCAGGCTGTAATCACCATTTTCATATTCATAACCATCGGCATGACCTACACCTTTTTCCGGGGCGACCTCTTCGTGGGCTTTTTCGTATCCGACCCCCGGGTAGAGCGCCTCGGCACGGATCTCTTCAGAATCGTAAGCCCCTCGGTCATCCTCTTTTCACTGTTCACCGTAGTGACCGCAGCATTCCAGGGCAGCGGCGATACCAAACCCATCATGGCACTAAACATCCTCCGCCTTTGGGGACTGCGGGTTCCCCTGGCATGGGCCTTGGTCGTCCTGGGACAAACCGGCCCCATCGGCATCTGGATATCCATGTTTATCTCCAACCTCGGTGTGGCCCTCCTGGGTTTCATACTTCTGGCAAAACGACCCTGGATGGATTACGGTCTTCAGCTTTCTCATCAGGGTGATTCGAATGCCCCTACTCTCCCCAACAGCCGCTCTTGA
- a CDS encoding L-lactate permease yields the protein MTLTTLAALFPLVLLIVLMTKKNAWPSAKALPLTALVTYGLVLVVFRFDSGDIHARILTGALTALTPISIIWGAIFLFKTMDASGAMDVIRRWLYGVSRNHVAQLMIVGWAFPFLLEGASGFGTPVAIAAPILVGLGFPPLRVALLVLVMNTAPVSFGAVGTPTWFGFSAIDLSSIEILEIGIKSAWIHSIASLVVPLIGLSFVVSWKTIRRNMGYILLSLGATLIPFILVAYWNYEFPALVGGVTGTLASVFFAQRGWGLEKTARAVRGNPGKQDTQGNLDGQNSEVPRGLEPEIVAPRAGEVGKALLPLGITLAILVVTRIPVLGIKAWLTGLEPSLDIGLGSLGRLSVSASLVVGLQGIFGTLESWSHQLLYVPSIIPFGFASVVTALVYAMKGRTYAGVWHSTLDQIRNPAIALVGALIFVELLTMGGDASGVVLLGQALAGITGRLWTLFASFLGALGAFFSGSNTISNLTFGAIQDSIAANLGLSRTTTLALQSVGGAMGHMVALHSIVAVCSVLNLGDQEGTILKRLVPVLVLYGLVAGLLGLVL from the coding sequence ATGACCCTTACCACCCTGGCGGCCCTCTTTCCTCTAGTTCTCCTCATAGTGCTCATGACCAAAAAGAATGCCTGGCCCAGCGCCAAGGCCTTGCCGCTAACGGCCCTGGTTACCTATGGATTGGTTCTGGTGGTGTTCCGGTTTGATTCCGGGGACATCCATGCCCGGATCCTTACCGGGGCTCTTACGGCCCTTACCCCCATCAGTATTATCTGGGGGGCGATTTTCTTATTTAAGACCATGGATGCCAGCGGTGCTATGGACGTCATCAGGCGCTGGCTCTACGGAGTGAGCAGGAACCATGTGGCTCAGCTCATGATTGTGGGCTGGGCATTTCCCTTTCTTCTGGAGGGGGCAAGCGGCTTCGGTACGCCGGTGGCCATCGCAGCCCCAATCTTGGTAGGGCTCGGATTTCCGCCCCTGCGGGTTGCGCTCCTGGTATTGGTGATGAATACCGCCCCGGTGAGTTTCGGTGCGGTGGGCACCCCGACCTGGTTCGGGTTCTCTGCTATCGACCTCTCCAGCATCGAAATCCTGGAAATCGGCATCAAGAGCGCCTGGATTCACAGTATCGCCAGCCTCGTAGTACCCCTGATCGGGTTGAGCTTTGTGGTCAGCTGGAAAACCATCCGACGGAATATGGGATACATTCTGCTGTCCCTGGGGGCAACCCTCATACCCTTCATCCTGGTAGCCTACTGGAACTACGAGTTTCCGGCACTGGTCGGAGGGGTAACCGGGACCCTGGCTTCCGTATTCTTTGCCCAGCGGGGCTGGGGGTTAGAAAAAACCGCCCGGGCGGTTCGGGGTAACCCTGGTAAGCAGGACACCCAGGGTAATCTGGACGGGCAGAACAGCGAGGTTCCCCGGGGTTTGGAACCGGAGATTGTTGCGCCAAGGGCCGGGGAGGTGGGGAAGGCCCTGCTCCCTCTGGGTATTACCCTGGCGATTCTTGTGGTGACCCGGATACCCGTCCTGGGTATCAAGGCCTGGCTTACCGGCCTGGAACCCTCCCTGGATATCGGTCTCGGGAGTTTAGGCCGGCTCTCGGTGAGCGCCTCCCTGGTGGTAGGCCTTCAGGGCATATTTGGGACCCTGGAGTCCTGGAGTCATCAATTGCTCTACGTCCCCAGTATCATTCCCTTCGGATTCGCCTCGGTGGTGACCGCCCTGGTCTATGCCATGAAGGGCAGGACCTACGCAGGGGTCTGGCATTCAACCCTGGACCAGATCCGGAATCCGGCCATCGCTTTGGTAGGCGCGCTGATTTTTGTGGAGCTTCTGACCATGGGGGGGGATGCTTCGGGGGTGGTGCTCCTGGGACAGGCTCTGGCGGGCATTACTGGCCGGCTGTGGACCCTCTTCGCCTCCTTCCTGGGAGCCCTGGGAGCCTTTTTCAGCGGATCGAATACCATTAGCAATCTGACCTTCGGGGCTATACAGGATTCCATCGCCGCCAACTTGGGGCTATCCCGGACCACCACCCTGGCCCTCCAGTCCGTAGGGGGGGCCATGGGGCATATGGTGGCGTTGCATAGCATAGTGGCGGTCTGTTCGGTCCTCAATCTGGGGGATCAGGAGGGGACTATTCTCAAGCGTCTGGTTCCGGTCCTGGTTCTCTACGGATTGGTAGCGGGCCTGCTGGGTCTGGTTCTATAA
- a CDS encoding response regulator transcription factor, with product MSKRIVLVDDQRLFLESLRVVIENNEPELQVVALGEDGHQAVELADEQRPDIMLMDVRMPGMNGVEAVRIIKQRHPAIRIIMLTTFEDDEYVRHALSYGASGYLLKNIPTSELIASIRAALSGAVSIDPRVVPSLLTSRGSADIPGTAIGPESSPGIGEPGGVSTDSGSSGKAGYTGSGEEGPVPPGRRVSPGPRDGSRMMGAGHSTPGSGNDLPWVDELTRKERQILGLMVRGFTNPEIADQVCIAEQTVRNYVSRIYSKLEVTNRVQAVRRARESRLF from the coding sequence ATGTCCAAACGTATTGTGCTGGTGGACGATCAGCGGTTGTTTTTAGAGAGTCTCCGGGTGGTCATTGAAAATAATGAACCGGAACTCCAGGTGGTTGCCCTGGGGGAGGACGGACACCAGGCGGTTGAATTGGCTGACGAGCAGCGTCCGGATATCATGCTCATGGATGTGCGTATGCCCGGGATGAACGGGGTGGAGGCGGTACGCATCATCAAGCAGCGCCACCCGGCGATCCGTATTATCATGCTCACCACCTTCGAGGATGATGAATACGTGCGCCATGCCCTGAGCTACGGCGCGTCGGGGTACCTGTTGAAGAATATTCCCACCTCCGAACTCATTGCCTCCATCCGGGCCGCCTTGAGCGGGGCGGTATCCATTGACCCCCGGGTTGTCCCCAGTCTGCTTACATCTCGCGGTTCGGCAGATATCCCGGGAACCGCTATCGGACCGGAATCCAGCCCCGGAATCGGGGAACCTGGCGGAGTCAGCACCGATTCCGGCAGCTCCGGGAAGGCGGGGTATACAGGATCCGGGGAAGAAGGCCCGGTTCCTCCCGGTAGGAGGGTCTCGCCTGGGCCGCGGGATGGCTCCAGGATGATGGGAGCAGGGCATTCTACCCCCGGTTCGGGAAACGATCTGCCCTGGGTTGATGAACTGACCCGAAAGGAACGTCAGATTCTGGGCCTTATGGTGCGGGGCTTTACCAACCCGGAAATTGCCGATCAGGTTTGTATCGCCGAGCAAACAGTACGAAACTACGTAAGCCGGATCTATTCAAAGCTTGAGGTTACCAACCGGGTTCAGGCTGTGCGGAGGGCCCGGGAGAGCCGTTTGTTTTAG
- a CDS encoding gamma carbonic anhydrase family protein: MKNQDEQQLFPHYLSDQASVLGYLDREPVLEPPVFLAAGVRVIGDVRIGAGVSVWYNTVIRGDVNSIVIGPLTNIQDGCVIHVTHDTHPTRIGRGVTLGHGAVVHGCTLGDYALVGIGARVLDGAVVEGGSLVAAGAVVPPGMRVPGGVLVAGVPARVVRPLREEEVADIRAGAGRYAEYARRSIHALT, encoded by the coding sequence ATGAAAAACCAGGATGAACAGCAGCTCTTTCCCCATTACCTCTCGGACCAGGCGAGCGTCCTGGGGTATCTGGACCGGGAACCGGTCCTGGAACCGCCGGTCTTTCTTGCGGCGGGCGTCAGGGTTATCGGGGATGTGCGGATCGGTGCCGGGGTCAGTGTCTGGTACAATACCGTCATCCGGGGTGACGTCAACAGTATTGTTATCGGACCTTTGACCAATATTCAGGACGGATGTGTGATCCATGTAACCCATGACACCCATCCCACCAGGATCGGCCGGGGGGTAACCCTGGGGCACGGTGCGGTGGTCCACGGCTGTACCCTGGGGGACTATGCTCTGGTGGGTATCGGTGCCCGGGTACTAGACGGTGCGGTGGTAGAAGGGGGGAGCCTGGTGGCGGCCGGGGCGGTGGTCCCCCCGGGAATGCGGGTGCCCGGCGGGGTACTGGTTGCCGGGGTGCCGGCTCGGGTTGTGCGCCCCCTCAGGGAAGAGGAGGTAGCAGATATACGGGCCGGGGCCGGGCGGTACGCCGAGTATGCCAGGCGTTCGATTCACGCCCTTACCTAA
- a CDS encoding ABC transporter substrate-binding protein, with the protein MKTGFRKFGQVLILLLCSAGLFAGGGGESQEGQAGGVTQLTLGSWRTDDVAQIEALLAEFHASHPEIRIKFDPVNPPDYNATLRLQLESGIAPDIFYARSYATGEELFQDGYMVDLSGEDFVQQNYDEGARSPWTAGDGGVFAMPFLAVSHGIYYNKDLFAELGIQVPKTWEELMRAARTIQDAGYIPFANGIADEWDIAEVVFMSLAPNFIGGREGRLAYDSGARKFNDSHVRAAFEAIEDLKPYLPEGFMAIGYNDSKALFQLGQAAMFFDGSWTISEFVAADPGFEWSVFPVPPPAGSPGYVTFHPDNGLAINPASDHTAEAKVFLEWLTTPQAAKVVGDQLPGFFPMISNAPQLDNPYANAFLSMNTGRGLDVRWPWPKMMSGNPSGYNLMMSGSIGVLTGELTPQQAADALQSGLAQWYPPAQ; encoded by the coding sequence ATGAAGACTGGTTTCCGAAAATTTGGGCAGGTACTTATCCTGCTGCTTTGTTCTGCAGGTCTCTTCGCCGGAGGAGGCGGAGAATCCCAGGAAGGACAGGCCGGGGGAGTCACCCAACTGACCCTGGGCTCGTGGCGGACCGACGATGTCGCGCAGATTGAGGCCTTACTTGCGGAATTTCATGCTTCCCACCCTGAGATACGGATAAAATTCGACCCGGTGAATCCCCCGGATTACAACGCTACCCTGCGGCTCCAGCTGGAAAGCGGTATCGCACCGGACATCTTTTACGCCCGGTCCTACGCCACGGGTGAAGAGCTTTTCCAAGACGGCTACATGGTTGATCTATCCGGCGAGGATTTTGTACAGCAGAACTATGACGAGGGAGCCAGGTCGCCCTGGACCGCCGGAGACGGTGGGGTATTTGCAATGCCCTTTCTCGCGGTTTCCCACGGTATCTACTATAACAAAGACCTTTTCGCCGAGCTGGGTATCCAGGTACCGAAGACCTGGGAGGAGCTCATGAGAGCAGCCCGGACCATTCAGGATGCAGGGTATATTCCCTTTGCCAACGGTATCGCCGACGAGTGGGATATAGCCGAGGTGGTATTCATGAGCTTGGCGCCAAACTTCATCGGTGGCCGGGAGGGGCGGTTAGCCTACGATTCGGGAGCGCGGAAGTTCAACGACAGTCATGTAAGGGCTGCCTTTGAAGCCATTGAAGATTTGAAACCCTACCTGCCCGAGGGATTCATGGCCATTGGCTACAACGATAGCAAGGCGCTATTCCAGTTGGGCCAGGCAGCCATGTTCTTTGATGGATCCTGGACAATCTCCGAGTTCGTAGCGGCCGACCCCGGCTTTGAATGGAGTGTCTTCCCCGTACCGCCCCCGGCCGGTTCACCGGGTTACGTAACCTTCCATCCCGACAACGGATTGGCCATTAACCCAGCCTCGGATCACACCGCAGAGGCCAAGGTATTCCTGGAATGGCTGACCACTCCCCAGGCAGCCAAGGTGGTAGGCGACCAGCTTCCCGGCTTCTTCCCCATGATCTCCAATGCACCCCAGCTGGATAACCCCTATGCCAACGCCTTTTTATCCATGAATACGGGACGAGGGTTGGATGTGCGCTGGCCCTGGCCGAAGATGATGAGCGGGAACCCCAGCGGGTACAATTTGATGATGTCCGGCTCCATCGGGGTTCTCACCGGAGAATTGACACCCCAGCAGGCTGCCGATGCCCTGCAGTCGGGCCTGGCCCAGTGGTACCCACCGGCCCAGTAA
- a CDS encoding sensor histidine kinase encodes MKDPNPSTTFRRLMVLLLVLIHGVFFSLAFSGDVRSQVPAQWYGYILPAGLLGLGVGILGIVADLPWHFRGVILLLRVLLLYVLVLPVRGQVLLGLILFLSLTVECYVLFSMPVAVGVLGGILLVYWQMPLPEFFWGREATHPQGQPAILGGFFALWSVLLGGIGRAAWDSNTRSQEQLAHQTTVIREMARANLDFQEYAVQVERRSMEEERKRITREIHDLMGFTLTSLRMLFEAGDILIEQDPRELRRLMLQGKVQLEDSQQEIRRALHQLRESQERSFPILRRIRNLTQNFSQATGIRVDLQTTNVRGDLPWEIEHLLYRGVQEGMTNAFLHGKARAIQIILHWTGQELRLTVMDDGVGSKQNGEGIGLGGMRERLQPLAGRLESHSLDPGFSLTIAIPWRGREVQRPVSGETGSPADGFREDGE; translated from the coding sequence ATGAAGGACCCCAACCCCTCCACAACCTTCCGAAGGCTCATGGTTCTGCTCCTGGTGTTGATCCACGGGGTATTTTTCTCCCTTGCCTTCAGCGGGGATGTGCGCAGCCAGGTACCGGCCCAGTGGTACGGGTATATCCTTCCTGCGGGGCTGCTGGGCCTGGGGGTAGGCATTCTGGGTATCGTGGCGGATCTTCCCTGGCATTTCAGGGGGGTTATTCTGTTGCTCCGGGTGCTGCTGCTCTATGTCCTGGTCCTGCCTGTCCGCGGTCAGGTCCTGTTAGGGCTGATTTTGTTCCTGTCTCTGACGGTGGAATGCTACGTCCTATTCTCCATGCCGGTGGCGGTGGGGGTTCTGGGGGGGATTCTCCTGGTTTATTGGCAGATGCCGCTGCCCGAGTTCTTCTGGGGTCGGGAGGCGACCCACCCCCAGGGCCAGCCTGCCATTCTAGGGGGATTTTTCGCCCTCTGGTCCGTGCTGCTGGGAGGTATCGGAAGGGCTGCCTGGGATTCTAATACCCGTTCCCAGGAGCAGCTGGCCCATCAGACCACGGTTATCCGGGAGATGGCCCGGGCGAACCTGGATTTCCAGGAGTATGCCGTCCAGGTGGAGCGCCGGTCCATGGAGGAAGAGCGTAAGAGGATCACCCGGGAAATCCACGACCTGATGGGTTTCACCCTAACCAGTCTACGCATGCTCTTTGAGGCCGGAGATATTCTCATAGAGCAGGATCCCCGGGAGCTGCGTCGACTGATGCTCCAGGGTAAGGTCCAACTGGAGGATAGCCAGCAGGAGATACGCCGGGCCCTGCATCAGCTTCGAGAATCCCAGGAGCGGAGTTTTCCGATCTTACGGCGGATTCGAAATCTCACCCAAAACTTTTCTCAGGCTACGGGGATCCGGGTGGATCTCCAGACCACCAATGTACGGGGTGATCTGCCCTGGGAGATTGAGCATCTCTTGTACCGGGGTGTACAGGAGGGTATGACCAATGCCTTCCTGCACGGCAAGGCCCGGGCTATTCAGATTATTCTGCACTGGACCGGTCAGGAGCTGCGGCTCACGGTGATGGATGACGGGGTTGGTTCCAAGCAGAATGGTGAAGGTATCGGATTGGGCGGTATGAGGGAGCGGCTCCAGCCCCTGGCCGGCAGATTGGAGAGCCATAGCCTTGATCCTGGATTCAGCCTGACCATCGCCATTCCCTGGCGAGGCAGGGAGGTACAGAGACCGGTTTCAGGGGAGACCGGTTCCCCGGCGGACGGATTCCGAGAGGACGGTGAATAA